A stretch of DNA from Desmospora activa DSM 45169:
TCGTTGTGATTTCCGCTATGCCAAGTTAAACGGTTCTCAGCACAGGGGGTCGGCCTTTCTCAACTGTCGTTTTTCCTTTGCCAATTTGTATGTGACACGATGGGTGGATTGTAAAATGACCGGTTCCACCTTTGAAGAGGCCAACCTGACGGGAATCGCCCTTTCCGGTGGCGATTGGTCTTATACCCTGCTGCGCCATCACTCGTTTAAAGGGTGCGATCTACAGGAGGTGTCCTTTCAAGATGCCGACCTGTATCAATGCGATCTGCGCGATGCCGATTTGCGAAACGCCAACTTGACGCATGCTTTGCTAAACGGCGCTCAACTAAAGGGGGCGGACCTGCGTGGAGCGGAGTTGGAAGGGACGGATCTCGTCCATTTGAATCTAGCGGACGTACGGATCGATATGTTTCAGGCAATCCTATTTGCGCGGGCACATGGATTGAAAGTAGACGTGTAAACGGGTCAATCTTAAAGAAAAAATCATGTTTTCCCCGCCATTCCATCCTTTATAATGAAATTTGACGGAATCTGTCGAACGTTCCATACCGGATTGGATACATAATAACGGAACGATAGCGGATCCGTTTTTTACAACTAGAGACATCATGGGGAGGATGGAATGAACGGAGCTTTTCCTTCGGGTTGGACATGGGGATGGTTTTTGATTTTGGTGTTGGGATGTTTGGCGATTTTTCCGTTAACCTTCAATGCGTTGGTGCAAGGGCAAGAAAATGGAGAAAGCAGTGATGAAGCGCCGGTGGTGGATGATGAAGATCTGCCGTTGTCGGCTCAGATCGCATCCCAGCAGTGGGAAAAAGTTTCGCGGGAAGCAGTCGATGCCGAA
This window harbors:
- a CDS encoding pentapeptide repeat-containing protein, with product MTPEIEREWVEESFEETDWANREFVGCRFIGCRFQGADWRETVTQRCVFDRCDFRYAKLNGSQHRGSAFLNCRFSFANLYVTRWVDCKMTGSTFEEANLTGIALSGGDWSYTLLRHHSFKGCDLQEVSFQDADLYQCDLRDADLRNANLTHALLNGAQLKGADLRGAELEGTDLVHLNLADVRIDMFQAILFARAHGLKVDV